The DNA window CCCCTGCCGGAACTCCGTGGAAACTCGCGCAGAAACATGTCAGAACCCCCGGATAGGGTGAGTTCAGAGATCAGAGAGGGGATCACGAGTGGCGAAGAAGAAGGGCGCGCCGAGCTTCGAGTGCACCGAATGTGGCTGGCAGACCGTCAAATGGGTCGGCCGCTGCCCGGAATGCCAGGCCTGGGGCACGGTCGAGGAGAAGGGGCAGGTCACCGCCCGCACGACGGCGGCCTCCAACCTCGCTCAGCCGGCAGAGGCCATCCACGACGTCGACTCCTCGGTCGCCTCCTTCCGCGCCACCTCCATCGGCGAGCTGGACCGGGTGCTCGGCGGCGGGCTGGTCCCCGGCGCAGTGATCCTCATGGCTGGTGAGCCCGGCGTCGGGAAATCCACCCTGCTGCTGCAGGTGGCCTCCTCCGTGGCCAGAGCCCACCCCGAGCAGCCGGTGCTCTATCTGACCGGCGAGGAATCGGCCGCCCAGGTGAAGAAGCGTGCCGAACGCATCGGCGCGATCACCGACGGGCTCTATCTGGCCGCCGAGTCGGACCTGGGCCAGGCCCTCGGACAGGTGGAGGAGACCGGGGCAGAGGCCGGCGGCCCGCAGCTGACCATCATGGACTCGGTGCAGACCTTCTCCTCGGCGGCGGTGGACGGCGCCGCCGGCGGGGTCACACAGATCCGCGAGGTGACCGCCTCGATGATCGAGGCCGCCAAGCGCAAGAACATGACCACGATCCTGGTGGGCCACGTGACCAAGGACGGCAACATCGCCGGCCCCCGGATGCTGGAGCACCTGGTGGACGTGGTCTGCCAGTTCGAGGGCGACCGCCACTCCCGCCTGCGGCTGCTGCGCGCGGTGAAGAACCGCTACGGCCCCACCGACGACGTCGGCTGCTTCGATCTGAACGAGGACGGCCTGACCTCCCTGGCCGATCCCTCCGGGCTGTTCGTCTCCGCGCTGACCGACCGCGTGCCGGGAACCTGCATCACCATCACGCTGGAGGGCCGACGGCCGCTGACTGCAGAGGTCCAGGCACTGGTGGCCGAGTCGCAGGCCTCGCAGCCGCGGCGGGCCGTCTCCGGACTGGATTCGCCACGGGTCTCCATGCTGCTGGCGGTGCTGCAGCGCCGCGCGCGGTTGGCCACCCTGATGAAGTCAGAGGCCTACGTGGCCACAGTGGGCGGAGTGAAGATCACTGAGCCGGCGGCGGATCTCTCCATCGCTCTGGCCGTGGCCTCTGCTGCGCTGGAGAAACCTCTTCCCAACAGGTTCGTGGCCTTCGGCGAAGTCGGATTGGCGGGAGAAGTCCGGCCGGTGCCGGGCCTGCAGCGCCGACTCCAGGAGGCACAGCGTCTGGGCTTCACCCACGCCATCATTCCGCGCAACCCAGACGGCACTGACAGCATTCCTGAGGGAATGCGGGTCAAGGAGGTCGGCTCCCTGCCCGAGGCATTGAATCTGGTGCTCGACGGCGGTCCGCCGAAGGAGGAGTGAGGAGCACTGAATTGCGTACCCCGTTGTCGAGAATCGGGCACCCGATCCGCTCAGAGCGGTCATTCCGGTACACGATTCTGCTCGTCAGAGCACGCCGGCTGGTCAGAGCACACCCGGCAGAGCCACCCTGCCGTCATACTCCTCGGCGAGGTGATCCCTGAGCAAGGACTCCAGGCAGCGTAGACGCTGTTCCGAGGAGGCCTCCGACAGAGGCAGGCTCTCCAGCAGCGTTCCACGTGGAACCGGCTCACCTCTGCGCAGCTCGGCCATGATCGCGCCACGCACCTGACGGTCGGTGCCAGCCCAGGCCTGGCCCTTGGTCTGCTGCTCCTCAGTGGGCGGCGGTGAGCCGGCGGCCACCCAGGCACAGAGATCTGCCACCGGACAGATGGCACACTGCGGCGACTTCGCCGTGCAGATCAGAGCCCCCAACTCCATGACGGACGCGTTCCACGCACAGGCTTCGCGACCCTGGTCATGGGCGGTCTCCGGCATCAGCTCATGGGCCAGCTTCCGCTGGGCGGCGGTGTAGGTCTTGCCCGGCAGCGCGGCGCCGGAGAACACCCGAGCGTGCACCCGCCGGATATTCGTGTCCACCACCACTTCGGGCTGACCGAAGGCGAAGCTTGCCACTGCGGCCGCGGTGTACTCCCCCACGCCGGGCAGGGCACGCAGCTGCTCAACCGTTGTGGGCACCTCATCGGCGTGCCGTTCCACCATCGCCTGGGCCGCGGCCTGCAGCCGCAGCGCCCGGCGTGGGTAGCCGAGCCGATCCCAGACCGTGAGGATCTCGGAGGCCGGCGCGTCCGCCGTCGCCGTCGGGGTGGGCCAGCGGCGCATCCATTCCTCCCAGCGGGGCAGGACTCGGCTGACCGGAGTCTGCTGGAGCATCACCTCGCTGACCATCACGCCCCAGGGGGTGCATTCGGGGCGCCGCCAGGGCAGATCACGGGCCTGCTCCTCGAACCATCCGATCACGCGGGGGCGGACTTCGGCGGGCAGCGGGGCCAGAGGGGAAAAGGCAGACATCGGGACCAGTCTATTTCGCCCAGGAGCGGCCCCATTCCGGATTCGAGCGGGGTTTTGGCCCTTATGGCCCCGAAAATCACTTCATAAGGGCCGAAACCCCGCTCGAATCGCCTGTCGCAGGGCGGCTGATGCGCAGCTCAGCAGCAGGACGCGGCACACTGGGCCGAACCGCCCTTGGACTCCGCGCCGTCGAGCATGCGATTCAGCGCAGTGTCCGCGCAGAGATCTTCGCAGAGCCCCCGCAGCGTGCCGGGGACCGTGGAGTAATAGGTCCAGCTGCCCCGGCGCTCCCGGGTGAGGAAGCCGGCGTCGACCAGGATCTTCAGGTGATGGGAGACCGTTGGCTGCCCCAGGCCGACAGGCTCGGTCAGATCACAGACGCAGGCTTCGCCGCCCTCGGAGGCCGCAATGAGGGAGAGCAGCGTGAGGCGGTTCGGATCGCCGAGTGCCTTGAAGCGCACGGCGAGGTCCGCCGCAGCCTCCGGCTCCAGGCTGGGATGGGCGGGGCCTGCGGCACAGCAGGCTGTGTCACTCTGAGCAGTCATCACGCCTCCGACATCTGGTGATATTGACATCCTTCGATGACACCGAGAATACTGCGGTTATCGAAGTTTGTCGATGACTCGAGAGGAACGCCGTGCCCCGCACTCCCG is part of the Nesterenkonia lacusekhoensis genome and encodes:
- the radA gene encoding DNA repair protein RadA, with protein sequence MAKKKGAPSFECTECGWQTVKWVGRCPECQAWGTVEEKGQVTARTTAASNLAQPAEAIHDVDSSVASFRATSIGELDRVLGGGLVPGAVILMAGEPGVGKSTLLLQVASSVARAHPEQPVLYLTGEESAAQVKKRAERIGAITDGLYLAAESDLGQALGQVEETGAEAGGPQLTIMDSVQTFSSAAVDGAAGGVTQIREVTASMIEAAKRKNMTTILVGHVTKDGNIAGPRMLEHLVDVVCQFEGDRHSRLRLLRAVKNRYGPTDDVGCFDLNEDGLTSLADPSGLFVSALTDRVPGTCITITLEGRRPLTAEVQALVAESQASQPRRAVSGLDSPRVSMLLAVLQRRARLATLMKSEAYVATVGGVKITEPAADLSIALAVASAALEKPLPNRFVAFGEVGLAGEVRPVPGLQRRLQEAQRLGFTHAIIPRNPDGTDSIPEGMRVKEVGSLPEALNLVLDGGPPKEE
- a CDS encoding A/G-specific adenine glycosylase, encoding MSAFSPLAPLPAEVRPRVIGWFEEQARDLPWRRPECTPWGVMVSEVMLQQTPVSRVLPRWEEWMRRWPTPTATADAPASEILTVWDRLGYPRRALRLQAAAQAMVERHADEVPTTVEQLRALPGVGEYTAAAVASFAFGQPEVVVDTNIRRVHARVFSGAALPGKTYTAAQRKLAHELMPETAHDQGREACAWNASVMELGALICTAKSPQCAICPVADLCAWVAAGSPPPTEEQQTKGQAWAGTDRQVRGAIMAELRRGEPVPRGTLLESLPLSEASSEQRLRCLESLLRDHLAEEYDGRVALPGVL
- a CDS encoding ArsR/SmtB family transcription factor, with protein sequence MTAQSDTACCAAGPAHPSLEPEAAADLAVRFKALGDPNRLTLLSLIAASEGGEACVCDLTEPVGLGQPTVSHHLKILVDAGFLTRERRGSWTYYSTVPGTLRGLCEDLCADTALNRMLDGAESKGGSAQCAASCC